A DNA window from Candidatus Rokuibacteriota bacterium contains the following coding sequences:
- a CDS encoding type II restriction endonuclease — MDPLRGLLTRWRDDPSGTYRTWFLWEERLKNFRSIRQGISAVVAEIEADSFGNAYKGSSLETVVGSIAEQRQIFRGADHAFLWKPKLRIPDIYENRPNQLAFARFLQTCACCAGEEAQVIGAIQVLDRAAIKGLGPAVANLLYFLHPTVVPPFNTAIVKGYNAVMGAKVKLGRWDEYLAMRSGIREVNTKYRDLLSNDLGAIAGLLFDVGSGRYPPPPRESDDAALARWEQDLARIRAESDRANWAIQAARDEERTHTEIQGWLRDLGTALGFGVWVASNDRSRPYGEGHLADGCLGRLPEALENAPAVETIRLIDILWVEPATGRVAAACEGEHTTSIHSGIVRMLDLALGFGQAGQSLFLVAPDAREADVREQLKRPAFSRVVDVDVRFIAYGELAKHREAIARFGQGMKPIEAIARRLS, encoded by the coding sequence ATCGACCCCCTTCGTGGCCTCCTCACTCGGTGGCGTGATGACCCGTCCGGCACCTACCGCACGTGGTTCCTCTGGGAAGAGCGGCTCAAGAACTTCCGCTCGATCCGTCAGGGGATCTCGGCAGTGGTCGCCGAGATTGAAGCGGACAGTTTCGGCAACGCCTACAAGGGCTCTTCTCTCGAGACAGTCGTAGGGTCCATCGCAGAGCAGAGACAGATCTTCCGTGGCGCCGACCACGCGTTTCTCTGGAAACCCAAACTGCGCATCCCCGACATCTACGAGAACCGTCCGAATCAGCTCGCGTTCGCCCGTTTCCTCCAGACTTGCGCCTGCTGTGCCGGTGAGGAGGCTCAGGTGATCGGGGCCATCCAGGTCCTCGACCGCGCCGCGATCAAGGGCCTTGGCCCCGCGGTTGCCAATCTTCTCTACTTCCTCCACCCGACCGTGGTGCCGCCCTTCAACACCGCCATCGTGAAGGGCTACAACGCGGTGATGGGGGCCAAGGTGAAGCTGGGCCGGTGGGACGAATATTTGGCGATGCGGAGCGGGATCCGGGAGGTAAACACGAAGTACCGCGACCTTCTGTCCAACGACCTGGGCGCGATCGCGGGCCTGCTGTTCGATGTAGGGTCGGGCAGGTACCCGCCGCCGCCACGCGAGTCGGATGACGCTGCGCTCGCGCGATGGGAGCAGGATCTGGCTCGGATCCGCGCCGAGTCCGACCGAGCCAACTGGGCGATTCAGGCCGCCCGCGACGAGGAGCGCACGCACACCGAGATCCAGGGATGGCTGCGGGATCTAGGGACAGCCCTGGGATTCGGAGTGTGGGTCGCCAGCAACGACCGGAGCCGCCCCTACGGTGAGGGGCATTTGGCTGACGGGTGCCTCGGTCGCCTCCCCGAAGCGCTGGAAAACGCCCCGGCTGTCGAGACGATCCGCTTGATCGACATACTCTGGGTCGAACCGGCAACCGGTCGGGTAGCGGCCGCGTGCGAGGGCGAACACACGACGTCGATCCACTCCGGCATCGTACGGATGCTGGATCTTGCGCTCGGTTTCGGCCAGGCCGGACAGTCCTTGTTCCTGGTCGCCCCCGATGCCCGAGAGGCTGACGTCCGTGAACAGTTGAAGCGTCCTGCCTTCAGTCGGGTGGTCGATGTAGATGTTCGCTTCATCGCGTACGGGGAGTTGGCGAAGCACCGCGAGGCCATCGCCCGATTCGGACAGGGCATGAAGCCGATCGAGGCCATCGCCCGGAGGCTATCGTGA
- a CDS encoding type II toxin-antitoxin system RelE/ParE family toxin, producing MSLSDKPLVWLHGEIKTPPFSQAARLEAGYLLRRLQQGDVLGIPYSRPLPVLGPRCHELRVRDVGADWRIVYRADPDAIVILEVFSKNTRTTPKSVLDICFRRLKEYDRA from the coding sequence GTGAGCTTGAGCGACAAGCCGCTCGTCTGGCTTCACGGCGAGATCAAGACGCCGCCCTTCTCGCAGGCAGCCAGGCTGGAGGCGGGCTATCTTCTTCGCCGGCTCCAACAGGGGGACGTGCTTGGTATACCCTACTCGAGGCCGTTGCCGGTCCTGGGACCTCGCTGTCACGAACTGCGCGTCCGAGATGTCGGGGCGGACTGGAGAATCGTGTACCGAGCCGACCCGGACGCGATCGTGATCTTGGAGGTCTTCAGCAAGAACACCCGCACGACGCCGAAGTCCGTCCTTGACATCTGCTTCAGGCGACTCAAGGAGTACGACCGTGCGTGA
- a CDS encoding XRE family transcriptional regulator: protein MRDEKRKRLQAMGWKVGSAQEFLRLSDEEAAYIDLKVRLASSLRERRQRRRLTQADLARVLRSSQSRVAKMEAGDPSVSLDLLIRSLLVLGASRRELSRIISTGSPAPAA from the coding sequence GTGCGTGACGAGAAGCGAAAGCGTCTCCAAGCAATGGGCTGGAAGGTCGGTAGTGCCCAGGAGTTCCTCCGCCTGAGCGACGAGGAGGCCGCGTACATCGACCTGAAGGTGCGCCTCGCCTCCAGCCTGCGCGAGCGACGGCAGCGGCGTCGACTCACGCAGGCGGACCTCGCCAGGGTGCTGCGCTCGAGCCAATCGCGCGTCGCCAAGATGGAGGCGGGCGATCCCTCGGTGTCGCTGGACCTCCTCATCAGGTCGCTACTCGTCCTTGGAGCGTCGCGCCGCGAGTTGTCGCGGATCATCTCAACCGGCTCGCCCGCTCCCGCCGCATAA
- a CDS encoding Zn-ribbon domain-containing OB-fold protein, producing MTEIGKPVPQPTPESQPYWDGCLRGELLYQHCAACNRAQFYPRSACASCGATALEWRRSEGRGTLHAVTVVYRPPSAAFKPDVPYAVALVDLDEGFRMMANVLSAAPEAVAIGDRVTVTFERRGDIALPQFRPCASPGEDL from the coding sequence ATGACCGAGATCGGCAAGCCCGTGCCGCAGCCGACGCCCGAGAGCCAGCCCTACTGGGACGGTTGTCTCCGCGGCGAGCTCCTGTACCAGCATTGCGCCGCCTGCAACCGCGCCCAGTTCTACCCCCGCTCGGCCTGCGCCTCCTGCGGCGCCACGGCCCTCGAGTGGCGGCGTTCCGAGGGCCGCGGGACCCTCCATGCCGTCACCGTGGTCTACCGACCCCCGTCGGCCGCCTTCAAGCCCGACGTCCCCTATGCCGTGGCCCTGGTGGACCTCGACGAGGGCTTCCGCATGATGGCCAATGTCCTGAGCGCCGCCCCCGAGGCCGTCGCCATCGGCGACCGTGTCACGGTGACCTTCGAGCGCCGCGGCGACATCGCCCTCCCCCAGTTCCGCCCTTGCGCCAGCCCAGGAGAGGACCTATAG
- a CDS encoding thiolase family protein, with translation MAGPPPSRRARLSGVGDTAFGALPGSSVLGIHAQAARQAIADAGLTQGDVDGVLCAYSLVEPHLMLSSVVAEYLGIRPAYSLGMMLGGATGCAMIMQAAMLVESGRCRHVLVVAGDMRLTGMSRDGAVAALARVGHPQFEVPYGPNIPAYYGLVASRYMHEQGATPEQLAHIAVTMRRHAGLHPGAHMREPITVADVLASRMIARPLRLLDCCLVSDGAAAVVVSAADASGGTRDSRIALLGAGQGHTHEHVSQAPSLTDFGCHEASSRALGEAGVTPAAVDVAEIYDSFTITLLIELESMGFFAKGEAGPAIAAGALGLAGRLPTNTHGGLLSFGHSGAAGGLTHVVEAVRQLRGEADARQVPDARLAFVHGDGGILSAHCSLVLARA, from the coding sequence ATGGCTGGCCCGCCCCCGTCCCGGCGCGCGCGGCTCAGCGGCGTCGGCGACACCGCCTTCGGCGCCCTGCCGGGCTCGAGCGTGCTCGGCATCCACGCCCAGGCCGCCCGCCAGGCGATCGCCGATGCCGGACTCACCCAGGGCGACGTGGACGGCGTCCTCTGCGCCTATTCCCTGGTCGAGCCCCACCTGATGCTCTCCTCCGTGGTGGCCGAGTACCTCGGCATCCGCCCCGCGTACTCGCTCGGCATGATGCTGGGCGGCGCCACCGGCTGCGCCATGATCATGCAGGCGGCCATGCTCGTGGAGTCCGGCCGCTGCCGTCACGTCCTGGTGGTGGCGGGCGACATGCGCCTGACGGGCATGTCGCGGGACGGGGCCGTGGCCGCCCTGGCCCGCGTGGGGCACCCGCAATTCGAGGTGCCCTATGGCCCCAATATCCCCGCCTACTACGGCCTCGTCGCGAGCCGCTACATGCACGAGCAGGGGGCCACGCCCGAGCAGCTCGCCCACATCGCCGTGACCATGCGCCGTCACGCCGGCCTCCACCCCGGCGCCCACATGCGCGAGCCCATCACCGTGGCGGATGTGCTCGCCTCGCGCATGATCGCCCGGCCGCTGCGTCTCCTCGACTGCTGCCTCGTCTCAGACGGCGCGGCCGCGGTGGTGGTCAGCGCGGCTGACGCCTCGGGCGGAACGCGCGACTCGCGCATCGCCCTGCTCGGCGCGGGGCAGGGGCACACCCACGAGCATGTGAGCCAGGCGCCGAGCCTCACCGACTTCGGCTGCCACGAGGCGTCATCCCGCGCCCTGGGCGAGGCGGGGGTGACGCCCGCGGCGGTGGACGTGGCGGAGATCTACGACTCCTTCACGATCACGCTCCTCATCGAGCTCGAGTCCATGGGCTTCTTCGCCAAGGGCGAGGCCGGTCCGGCCATCGCCGCGGGGGCGCTGGGCCTCGCGGGCCGGCTTCCCACCAACACCCACGGCGGCCTCCTCTCCTTCGGCCACTCCGGCGCGGCCGGCGGGCTCACCCACGTGGTGGAGGCCGTGCGCCAGCTCCGCGGCGAGGCCGACGCCCGTCAGGTCCCCGACGCGCGGCTGGCCTTCGTCCACGGCGACGGCGGCATCCTCTCCGCCCATTGCTCCCTGGTGCTGGCGCGCGCATGA